The genomic segment CCACACAGGGAAACTGCAATGCCCGGTATCCGCGTCAAGGAAAACGAGCCGTTTGAAGTCGCCATTCGCCGCTTCAAGCGCACCATTGAGAAGACTGGTCTGCTGACCGAGCTGCGCTCCCGTGAGTTCTACGAGAAGCCCACCTCCGAGCGCAAGCGCAAGTTGGCTGCCGCCGTGAAGCGTCACCACAAGCGCATCCGTAGTCAGACCCTGCCGCCGAAGCTTTACTAAGCAGTTCGGCCGTCGCCCCGTCAGCGGGGGCGAGAAGCACTTGTATTACTGTTGAAACCGCCTCCGGGCGGTTT from the Denitratisoma oestradiolicum genome contains:
- the rpsU gene encoding 30S ribosomal protein S21, which encodes MPGIRVKENEPFEVAIRRFKRTIEKTGLLTELRSREFYEKPTSERKRKLAAAVKRHHKRIRSQTLPPKLY